The nucleotide window CGAGAAGCTCTACCGTCAGCTCGAAGAGCGCTACGGCGAGTACTTCCAGGGTTCGATGGGTGCCGAGGCGATCAAGAAGCTCCTCGAGACCTTCGACATCGACGCCGAGGCCGAGTCGCTGCGCGAGACCATCCGTAGCGGCAAGGGCCAGAAGAAGCTGCGTGCGCTCAAGCGACTCAAGGTCGTCGCGGCGTTCCAGCAGTCGGGCAACTCGCCGCTGGGCATGGTCCTCGACGCCGTGCCGGTGATCCCGCCGGAGCTGCGCCCGATGGTGCAGCTCGACGGTGGCCGCTTCGCGACCTCTGACCTCAACGACCTGTACCGCCGCGTGATCAACCGCAACAACCGCCTCAAGCGACTGATCGATCTGGGTGCTCCCGAGATCATCGTCAACAACGAGAAGCGGATGCTGCAGGAGTCGGTCGACGCACTCTTCGACAACGGTCGTCGCGGCCGTCCGGTCACCGGACCGGGCAACCGCCCGCTGAAGTCGCTGAGCGATCTGCTCAAGGGCAAGCAGGGTCGTTTCCGTCAGAACCTGCTCGGCAAGCGTGTCGACTACTCGGGCCGTTCGGTCATCGTCGTCGGTCCGCAGCTCAAACTGCACCAGTGTGGTCTGCCGAAGCTGATGGCTCTCGAGCTGTTCAAGCCGTTCGTGATGAAGCGTCTGGTCGACCTGAATCAGGCGCAGAACATCAAGTCGGCCAAGCGCATGGTCGAGCGTCAGCGTCCCGCGGTGTGGGACGTCCTCGAAGAGGTCATCTCCGAGCACCCGGTGCTGCTGAACCGTGCACCGACGCTGCACCGCCTCGGCATCCAGGCCTTCGAGCCGCAGCTGGTGGAGGGCAAGGCCATTCAGCTCCACCCGCTGGTGTGTGAGGCCTTCAATGCCGACTTCGACGGTGACCAGATGGCCGTGCACCTCCCGCTGTCGGCGGAGGCGCAGGCCGAGGCACGCATCCTGATGCTGTCGTCGAACAACATCCTGTCGCCGGCGTCGGGCCGCCCGCTCGCCATGCCGCGTCTGGACATGGTGACCGGTCTGTACTACCTGACCACCCTCCAGGAGGGTGCGATCGGCGAGTACACCCCGGCCACGGGCGACGACGTCGAGCGCGGCGTCTACTCGAACCCGTCGGAGGCCATCATGGCCGTCGATCGTGGTGCACTCACCGTGCGTTCGCGGATCAAGGTGCGTCTGACCGATCAGCGTCCGCCGGCCGAGATCGAGGCCGAGCAGTTCCCGGACGGCTGGAAGTACGGTCAGGCGTGGGACATCGAGACCACGCTGGGTCGTGTGCTGTTCAACGAGCTGCTGCCGATCCAGTACCCGTTCGTCAACGAGCAGATGCCGAAGAAGCGTCAGGCCGTGATCATCAACGATCTCGCCGAGCGCTACCCGATGATCGTGGTCGCCCAGACCGTCGACAAGCTGAAGGACGTCGGCTTCTACTGGGCCACCCGTTCGGGCGTCACCATCTCGATGGCCGACGTGCTCGTGCCGCCGCAGAAGGCCGAGATCCTCGACAAGTACGAGGAGCGGGCCGACGGCCTGGAGCGCAAGTTCCAGCGCGGTGCCCTCACCCCGGACGAGCGTCGTGACTCGCTGGTCGAGATCTGGAAGCAGGCGACCGAAGAGGTCGGTGCGGCCATGGAGGCGCACTACCCGGACGACAACCCGATCCCGATGATCGTGAAGTCGGGTGCCGCGGGCAACATGACCCAGATCCGCTCGCTCGCGGGCATGAAGGGTCTGGTGACCAACCCGAAGGGTGAGTTCATCCCGCGTCCGATCAAGTCCTCGTTCCGCGAGGGCCTGACCGTCGCCGAGTACTTCATCAACACGCACGGCGCCCGTAAGGGTCTGGCCGACACCGCGCTTCGTACCGCCGACTCGGGTTACCTGACCCGTCGTCTGGTGGACGTGTCGCAGGACGTCATCGTGCGTGAGACCGACTGTGGCACCGAGCGTGGCATCACCACGACCATCGCCGAGAAGCAGGCCGACGGCTCGCTCATCCGCGATGCACATGTCGAGACCTCGACCTACGCCCGCACGCTGGCGCAGGACGCGGTCGACGCCGACGGCAACGTCATCGTCGAGCGCGGTCACGACCTGGGCGACCCGGCCATCGAGGCACTGCTCGCCGCCGGCATCACGCATGTCAAGGTCCGTTCGGTCCTGACCTGTGGGACCGGCACCGGTGTGTGTGCGATGTGCTACGGCCGTTCGATGGCCACCGGCAAGCTCGTCGACATCGGCGAGGCCGTCGGTATCATCGCGGCCCAGTCGATCGGTGAGCCCGGTACCCAGCTGACGATGCGTACGTTCCACCAGGGTGGCGTCGGTGACGACATCACCGGTGGTCTGCCGCGTGTCCAGGAGCTCTTCGAGGCCCGCGTCCCCAAGGGCGTCGCGCCGATCGCGGAGGTCTCGGGCCGGGTGCGCCTCGAGGACGACGACCGCTTCTACAAGATCACCCTCATCCCGGACGATGGGTCGGAAGAGGTTGTCATCGACAAGATCTCGAAGCGTCAGCGTCTGCGCGTGTTCAAGCACGACGACGGTTCCGAGCGGCTCCTCGCCGACGGCGACCACGTCGAGGTCGGCCAGCAGCTCATGGAGGGCTCGGCCAACCCGCACGAGGTGCTGCGCGTCATGGGTCCCCGTCAGGTGCAGATCCACCTGGTCAACGAGGTCCAGGAGGTCTACCGCAGCCAGGGTGTGTCGATCCACGACAAGCACATCGAGACCATCGTGCGTCAGATGCTGCGTCGCGTGACGATCATCGACCACGGTTCGACCGAGTTCCTGCCCGGTTCGCTCGTCGAGCGCGCCGAGTTCGAGGCGGCCAACCGTCAGGTCGTGACCGAGGGCGGCGAGCCCGCTGCCGGACGTCCGGTGCTGATGGGTATCACCAAGGCCTCGTTGGCGACCGAGTCGTGGCTGTCGGCGGCGTCGTTCCAGGAGACCACGCGTGTCCTGACCGACGCCGCGATCAACAGCCGCAGCGACAAGCTGATCGGTCTGAAGGAGAACGTGATCATCGGTAAGTTGATCCCGGCCGGTACCGGTATCAACCGATACCGCAACATCCAGGTTCAGCCGACCGAGGAGGCGCGTGCCGCGGCATACGCGGTGCCGTCGTACGACGACACCTACTACAGCCCGGACGGCACCTTCGGTGCTCCGGCCGGCGCTGCGGTGCCGCTGGACGACTACGGGTTCTCCAACGACTACCGGTAGTCACTGACCCGAACACGACGCGGCCCCCGCACTCATCGCGAGTGCGGGGGCCGTTTCGCGTTTTGCTCAGCCCACGGGCAGTGTGGTGACGGTGCGGGTGTCGAGCAGGTGGTCGTAGTAGCGGCCGCCGGGGTAGTAGGTCGCGGTGGCGGCGTCGTTCACCATGTCCGACGACCAGCCCGTGGCCAGCGTGCGGAGGACCCGGCCGTTGCGGGGACGCGGGACGGCCAGTTCGGACAGTTCGCCGATCAGGTCGGTCGACTCGCCTTCGGCGTCGATGTGGATGCCCGTGACCAGTCGCGAGCCGAGGAACGCCTGCCGCGTCGTCCGTTGCAGGACGGACACACCCTGGCCGAAGTTGTTGGACACCGAGGGCTGCGACGCGATGACCCGGATCGGCAGCCGATCGGTGCCGAGAGTCGCTGCGGCAGTGGCGAAGTGACCGCCGAAGAACGAGTTGACCGGATCGAACAACATGAGTCCGGCCAGCCGCCGATAGGCGACCGGGTCGGCTCGGCGCAGTGCGTCGGCCGCCACGACGACGAACTCACCGCCGGCCGAATGCCCCGAGAAGACCATCCGGTACGGCATGGTCACGTCGGTCCGTCCGGCGGCGTCTCGTGCCTGCACAAGGCTGTTCGCCAGTGGACTGTCGAGGTCGCGACCCGACCCGAACACCCCACCGATCGTTCGGGCGAAGGCAGCGTTGTCGGCGATGTTGTAGGCGACGGCGCACCCGCCGAGGTTGACCGAGTCCAGCGTCGGACTCACGACGAGGAAGCCGGCGTCGGCGTATGCGCGGGCCACGATGTCGAGGTTGGCCGCGGTGCGGGAGAAGCCGTGCTGGAGCCAGACGACCGCGGCGGGCTGACCGGGTGGGAAGTACCAGCGGGCCGCGACCCGGACGGGCTTACCCGCACATTCGGTGGCGATCGACGACGACGACACGACCACCTCTGGACGGGCAGCCGGCGCGGCGGATGCGCTCGGGGGAGTTGCTCCGACCAACACGATCATCGCCGCGAGCGTCGCGATCAAGGGCCAGCGGAACGCGTTACCCGACATCCGGCCAGTCTAGGACCGGCCGGATGCCACGGTGGGGTGTTCGGGAAGGGCACTCCCACTGCTCCCTGATCCGCAAGATGCGACCCCCATGCTCCCTGAGGTGCGAGGAGCGTAAGCGAGCGGCCCACTTCTGCTCCCTGAGGTGCGAGGAGCGCAAGCGACGAGCCACGAAGGGCGTGGTGAGTTGCCTTGCGATGCCCTTCGTGGCTCGCTTCGCTCGCACCTCAGGGAGCAAGAAATTCGGACGCTCACGAGTGTTCTTTCGTAGTCCACGACGGCCGCCAGGCCGCAGATACTGAGGTGCGAGGAGCGTAAGCGAGCGGCCCACTTCCGCTCCCTGAGGTGCGAGGAGCGTAAGCGAGCGGCCCACTTCTGCTCCCTGAGGTGCGAGGAGCGTAAGCCGCCGGGCCGAGCAAGCGACGGAGGAGCGCGTCGAGGTCGACGAGCCTCGAAGGGTCAGAGGTTGCGCTTGACCAGTTTCCCGGTCGGCGTGCGCGGCAGGGTGTCTCGGAAGATCACCTCGCGCGGCAACTTGAATCGCGCGATCCGCGGTCGCAGGTGTTCCAGCAGCGCGTCGGCGAGGTCGTCGTCCCCGTGCTGCCCCTCGACCGGTTGTACTACCGCTGTCACCCGCTCGCCGAGATCGGGGTCGGGCACGCCGATGACCGCGGCGTCGAGCACCGACGGGTGGGAGAGGAGGGCATCCTCGATCTCCCGCGGATAGATGTTCACCCCTCCCGAGATGATGAGGAACGAGTCCCGGTCGGTGAGGAAGAGATGACCGTCGTCGTCGACGTAACCGACGTCCCCGGTCGTCGTCCAGGTCGGATGATCGGGATGCTGTGCGGCACGGGTCTTCTCGGGGTCGTTGTGATACTCGAAGGGCAACTGGTCTCGCTCGAAGTAGATCGTGCCGATGGTGCCGGTGGGCACCTCGGCACCCGCGGGGTCACAGACCCGGATGTTCCCCAGCACCGCTCGCCCCACCGTTCCCGGATGTTCCAGCCACTCCGGAGTGTCGACGATGGTGAGGCCGTTGAGTTCCGTGGACGAGTAGTACTCGGAGAGGATCGGGCCCCACCAGTCGATCATGGCCCGTTTGACGTCGACCGGACACGGCGCGGCGGCGTGCACCGCGACTGTCATGCTCGAGGTGTCATACCGGGTGCGCACCTCCTCGGGGAGCCGGAGCATACGCACGAACATCGTCGGCACCCATTGGCTGTAGGTGACGCGATGCTCCTCGATGAGCGCCAGCGCCCGTTCCGCGTCGAACCGCTCCATCACCACCACCGTGCCACCGAGCGCCTGCACCGAGGCGCAGGTCCGAAGTGGCGCAGCGTGATACAGCGGCGCGGGCGACAGGTACACGGTGTCGGGTCCGACGCCCCACACCGATTCGTTCATCGCCGTCATGGTGTCGCCGGGGTCGCCGATCTGGCGGTTCGGCAGCTCGGGTTTGATGCCCTTGGGGCGGCCGGTGGTGCCGGACGAATAGAGCATGTCCGCACCCCGCGGTTGATTCGCCGGCGGCTCGGTCGGTTGCCCCGACGCGGCGGAGTCGAGGTCGTCGTGGCCCACGATCCGGCCGGAGTAGGCCAACCGTGTCCCGACACCGGGCGTGAGCGGTGTCAGCTCGGCGCCGAGGTCGCCGAGAGCGGCGTCGACGATCAGTGCCTTGGCGCCGCAATCGGTCACGATGTACGCGCTCTCGGCGGCGGTGAGGTGCCAGTTCACCATGGTCAGATACAGGCCCGAACGCATGGCAGCCCAATAGATGTCGAAGACCCGCGCGGTGTTCGTGGCGAGCACCGCGAGGTGGTCGCCCGGCCGCAGACCGCGCTCGGCCAGGGATCGGGCGACCTGGATGGACCGGGTCTCCAACTGCGTGAACGTGACCGTCTCCCCGGACTCGGCCATGATGACCGCGGGATCGTTTGGGCGGGTGGAGAGATGGGCTCCGGGGTACATCAACACTCCTCGTGACTGAGTGGGGCGAGTCGATCTAGTACAGGTAGTCCTCGCCGCTGGCGCGTACCGTGACGTCGGAAAGACTGATGCCCCAGGGCTGATCGATGACGTGCACGACAGCGTCGGCGAGGTCGTCCGGCTTGATCAGCCAGTACTTGATGGAGTCGACGTCGGTGAGTTCGGCGGGCAGGTCGTCGTTCATGAGGGCGGTGACGTGCTCGCCGTAGGAGGCGGCGCGCTGGCCGACGAGGCCCATGATCGCGGTGTCGTTGACGATCCAGCTGGCGAGGTTGGTGCCGGTGATGCCGGTCGGCTTGACGGTGGTGACCTTGATCTTGCCCTTGGCCTCGATGCGCAGTGAGTCCGAGATAGTGGTGACCGCGGCCTTGGTCGCGCTGTACACGCCCGAACCCTCGATGCCGGCGTTGCCGTAGATCGACGAGATGTTGACGACCTGCCCACGACCCTGGGCGATCATCTGGTCGTAGACCGCCGAGATGCCGTTGACGACGCCCTTGATGTTGATGTCGATGGCGGCGTGCCACTTCTGCCATGCGCGTGCGTGATCGGCGAAGTAGGCCAGCGGCATGACGCCCGCGTTGTTCACGAGGACGTCGATGGCACCGAACTGCTGGGCCGCCGCCGTCGCCGCGGCCGTGACCTGCTCCATGTCGGTGACATCGGCGACCTGGGCGAGGGCCGAGCCGCCGGCCGTGCGGATGCCCTCGACGACGGCATTGACGTTGTCGGCGTTGACGTCGACCCCGACGACATGCGCGCCGGCGGCCGCGGTCTTCTCCGCGATGAGCTTGCCGAAGCCGCTGCCGGCTCCGGTGATGACGATGACCTTGTCCTTCAGGTACTCGGGCATGGGTGTACTCCGTTCAGGGTGCGAGATCGATTGCAGGTGAGGATGAATGGTCGGTGACGTCAGACGATGTCGATGGCGTCGAGGACGTGGGCGACGTGCTGTCGGTCGCCGTTGACGGTGACCGCGGACCGCCAGGCGCCGCGGGTGGTGCCCCAGCGCAGGAAGTCGGTGGCCGAGGAGGTCGCGACGTCGGACGGCAGGTCGTCGGTCTCGCGCACGGTGACGATCGTGCCGGCGGTGTCCCGGTCGACGACGAACGAGCGATCCGTGGCGCCGGTGAGATGCAGGCCGACCGGCCGTGTGAGGGTGGGATGCAGTGCGGCGCCGTTCATCTGGGGCAACCCGGCGATCATCCAGTCGATGGCCGGATCGATGGCGGCACTGACCGACACCTCGGCGGAATCCAGCGGCCCGAACGGCTGCAGCAGATCGCTGGTGAGGTGCACCAGGTGGTCGAAGGTGACGGCGTCGCTGAGCTGATGCAGCCGGTAGGTGCCCAGGTCGAGCATGTCCAGCGGCTGGTCCCGCAGGTCCTCGCCCTGCAGCGCCGCGAGGGTGGCGAGGCCCGCCTCCGACTGTGCGCGGTAGTAGTCGACGGCCTGCTCCGACGTCCAGTCGGCGCGCTCGCGCACCGCGGCGTCGTTGAGCCGCTCGGACTTCCCGCTCGGATTGTCGGGGAAGACCAGGTTGGGGTCGGCGATGAAGTTGAAGAAGAACCCCATGTGGGTGACGACGTCGTGCACGCGCCACCCATGGCACGCGCTGTCGGCTGTCCAGTCGGCGGGCGTGAGCCGGTCCAGCAGTGAGAGGGTGTCGTTCACCAGCGCTTT belongs to Gordonia sp. KTR9 and includes:
- a CDS encoding DNA-directed RNA polymerase subunit beta', with the protein product MLDVNFFDELKIGLATADDIHNWSYGEVKKPETINYRTLKPEKDGLFCEKIFGPTRDWECYCGKYKRVRFKGIICERCGVEVTKAKVRRERMGHIELAAPVTHIWYFKGVPSRLGYLLDLAPKDLEKIIYFAAYVITAVDDELRHNELSTLEAEMEVEKKAVADQRDADLNERQQKLEQDLAELEAEGAKADVRRKVRDGAEREMRRMRDAAQRELDGLEEIWDKFVKLSLGDLIIDEKLYRQLEERYGEYFQGSMGAEAIKKLLETFDIDAEAESLRETIRSGKGQKKLRALKRLKVVAAFQQSGNSPLGMVLDAVPVIPPELRPMVQLDGGRFATSDLNDLYRRVINRNNRLKRLIDLGAPEIIVNNEKRMLQESVDALFDNGRRGRPVTGPGNRPLKSLSDLLKGKQGRFRQNLLGKRVDYSGRSVIVVGPQLKLHQCGLPKLMALELFKPFVMKRLVDLNQAQNIKSAKRMVERQRPAVWDVLEEVISEHPVLLNRAPTLHRLGIQAFEPQLVEGKAIQLHPLVCEAFNADFDGDQMAVHLPLSAEAQAEARILMLSSNNILSPASGRPLAMPRLDMVTGLYYLTTLQEGAIGEYTPATGDDVERGVYSNPSEAIMAVDRGALTVRSRIKVRLTDQRPPAEIEAEQFPDGWKYGQAWDIETTLGRVLFNELLPIQYPFVNEQMPKKRQAVIINDLAERYPMIVVAQTVDKLKDVGFYWATRSGVTISMADVLVPPQKAEILDKYEERADGLERKFQRGALTPDERRDSLVEIWKQATEEVGAAMEAHYPDDNPIPMIVKSGAAGNMTQIRSLAGMKGLVTNPKGEFIPRPIKSSFREGLTVAEYFINTHGARKGLADTALRTADSGYLTRRLVDVSQDVIVRETDCGTERGITTTIAEKQADGSLIRDAHVETSTYARTLAQDAVDADGNVIVERGHDLGDPAIEALLAAGITHVKVRSVLTCGTGTGVCAMCYGRSMATGKLVDIGEAVGIIAAQSIGEPGTQLTMRTFHQGGVGDDITGGLPRVQELFEARVPKGVAPIAEVSGRVRLEDDDRFYKITLIPDDGSEEVVIDKISKRQRLRVFKHDDGSERLLADGDHVEVGQQLMEGSANPHEVLRVMGPRQVQIHLVNEVQEVYRSQGVSIHDKHIETIVRQMLRRVTIIDHGSTEFLPGSLVERAEFEAANRQVVTEGGEPAAGRPVLMGITKASLATESWLSAASFQETTRVLTDAAINSRSDKLIGLKENVIIGKLIPAGTGINRYRNIQVQPTEEARAAAYAVPSYDDTYYSPDGTFGAPAGAAVPLDDYGFSNDYR
- a CDS encoding acyl-CoA synthetase; the encoded protein is MYPGAHLSTRPNDPAVIMAESGETVTFTQLETRSIQVARSLAERGLRPGDHLAVLATNTARVFDIYWAAMRSGLYLTMVNWHLTAAESAYIVTDCGAKALIVDAALGDLGAELTPLTPGVGTRLAYSGRIVGHDDLDSAASGQPTEPPANQPRGADMLYSSGTTGRPKGIKPELPNRQIGDPGDTMTAMNESVWGVGPDTVYLSPAPLYHAAPLRTCASVQALGGTVVVMERFDAERALALIEEHRVTYSQWVPTMFVRMLRLPEEVRTRYDTSSMTVAVHAAAPCPVDVKRAMIDWWGPILSEYYSSTELNGLTIVDTPEWLEHPGTVGRAVLGNIRVCDPAGAEVPTGTIGTIYFERDQLPFEYHNDPEKTRAAQHPDHPTWTTTGDVGYVDDDGHLFLTDRDSFLIISGGVNIYPREIEDALLSHPSVLDAAVIGVPDPDLGERVTAVVQPVEGQHGDDDLADALLEHLRPRIARFKLPREVIFRDTLPRTPTGKLVKRNL
- a CDS encoding SDR family oxidoreductase — protein: MPEYLKDKVIVITGAGSGFGKLIAEKTAAAGAHVVGVDVNADNVNAVVEGIRTAGGSALAQVADVTDMEQVTAAATAAAQQFGAIDVLVNNAGVMPLAYFADHARAWQKWHAAIDINIKGVVNGISAVYDQMIAQGRGQVVNISSIYGNAGIEGSGVYSATKAAVTTISDSLRIEAKGKIKVTTVKPTGITGTNLASWIVNDTAIMGLVGQRAASYGEHVTALMNDDLPAELTDVDSIKYWLIKPDDLADAVVHVIDQPWGISLSDVTVRASGEDYLY
- a CDS encoding maleylpyruvate isomerase N-terminal domain-containing protein, which gives rise to MSDAGVTAAKALVNDTLSLLDRLTPADWTADSACHGWRVHDVVTHMGFFFNFIADPNLVFPDNPSGKSERLNDAAVRERADWTSEQAVDYYRAQSEAGLATLAALQGEDLRDQPLDMLDLGTYRLHQLSDAVTFDHLVHLTSDLLQPFGPLDSAEVSVSAAIDPAIDWMIAGLPQMNGAALHPTLTRPVGLHLTGATDRSFVVDRDTAGTIVTVRETDDLPSDVATSSATDFLRWGTTRGAWRSAVTVNGDRQHVAHVLDAIDIV